In Corynebacterium sp. P4-C1, the sequence CCAGCCTCCCGGAGGGGTGCCCAACTCGCCGCGGAGGAAGCCGATGACGGAATCCGGGATATCGAATTTCTGCGGATCCTGCGCGAACTCCTCCGGGTCCACGCCTGCGCCGACGAGGTGCAGAGCCAAGTCGCCGACGACCTTGGAGGACGGGGTCACCTTGGTCGGGCGGCCGAGCATCTCGTTGACAGCTGCGTAGTAGTCCTCGATCAGCTCGAAGCGGTCGCCCAGGCCCAGCGCCACGGCCTGCGTGCGCAGGTTGGACAGCTGGCCGCCCGGAATCTCGTGGCGGTAGACGCGGCCGGTCGGGCCCGGGATGCCGGACTCGAACGGAGCGTAGAGCTGGCGCACGCCCTCCCAGTACGGCTCGAGGTTGCTGACCGCCTCGAGGGACAGGCCCGTGTCGCGCTCGGTGTTGGCGAAGGCCGCGACGAGAGCGGACATGGACGGCTGCGAGGTGGTTCCGGCCAGCGGCGCCGACGCGACATCCACCACGTCCGCGCCGGCGTTAGCGGCGGCGAGGTAGGTGGCCAGCTGGCCGCCGGCGGTGTCGTGGGTATGCACGTGCACGGGCAGGTCGAAGCGCTCGCGCAGGGCGGAAACCAGCTTCGCGGCCGCCGCCGGGCGCATCAGGCCCGCCATGTCCTTGATCGCCAGGACGTGGGCGCCGGTGGCGACGATCTCGTCGGCCAGGCGCAGGTAGTAGTCGAGGGTGTACAGGTCCTCGTCCGGGTCCATCAGGTTGCCCGAGTACGCCATGGCGACCTCGGCCACGGTGGTCTGGGTGTCCAGCACAGCGTCGATGGCCGGGCGCATCTGGGAAACGTCGTTAAGCGCGTCAAAGATGCGGAAGATGTCCACGCCGGTGGACGCCGCTTCCTTCACGAATGCTGTGGTCACGGAATCCGGGTACGGCGTGTAGCCGACGGTGTTGCGGCCGCGCAGCAGCATCTGGATATTCATGTTCGGCATCGCGTCGCGCAGCTCCTCCAGGCGTGTCCACGGCGATTCGTGGAGGAAGCGCATGGCCACGTCGTAGGTGGCGCCGCCCCACGCCTCGACGGAGGTCAGCTCCGGGGTGAGGTGTCCGACATGCTTCGCAGCGGCGACGAGGGTGTTCGTGCGCACGCGAGTGGCCAGCAGGGACTGGTGCGCGTCGCGGAAGGAGGTGTCGGTGACGCCGAGCGCGGTCTGGTTGCGCAGGTTCTCAGCCCACTTCTGCGGGCCGAACTCGCGCAGGTCGTCGCGCGCGCCGCGCGGGGTGGACTCGTAGTCCAGCGGCGGCAGCTTCTCGCTCGGACGGATATTCGTCGGGCGCGGACCGTTCGGCTGGTTCACCGTCACCCACGCCAGATAATCGAGGATGCGGCCGGCCTCGTCCGGGGCCGCCGGGGCCTCGAGCAGCAGCGGGTGGTCCGCGATAAAGCTGGTGGCGATGCGCTTGTTGATGAAGTCGGGCTCGCTGAGCAGCGCGCGCAGGAAGCCGATATTGGTGGACACGCCGTTGACGGAGAACTCATTGAGCGCGCGGCGGGCACGCGCCACAGCAGTTTCGAAATCCTTGCCGCGGCAGGTCATCTTGACCAGCAGCGAGTCGAAATTCGGGGTGATTTCACCGCCGACAGAAATGCTGCCGTCGAGGCGCACGCCGGCACCGCCCGGGGAACGGTAGCCGGTGATCACGCCGGAATCGGGGCGGAAGCCGTTGTTCGGGTCCTCGGTGGTGATGCGGCACTGCAGTGCGGCGCCGGTCACGGTCACGTCCTCCTGGCGCAGGCCCAGCTGCTCCAGCGTCGCGCCGGCGGCGATGTGCATCTGGGACTTCACGATGTCCACGCCGGTGACTTCCTCCGTCACCGTGTGCTCGACCTGCACGCGCGGGTTCATCTCGATGAAGACGTGGTTGCCCTTCTCATCCACCAGGAACTCGACGGTGCCGGCGCCCTGGTAGTTGATGTGGCGGCAGAAATTCACCGCGTCGCTGCAAATCCGTTCGCGCTGCTCCTCGGTGATGTGCTGCGCAGGCGCGATCTCCACGACCTTCTGGTGGCGGCGCTGCACGGAGCAGTCGCGCTCAAAAAGGTGGATGACATCGCCGGAGGCGTCGCCCAGGATCTGCACCTCGATGTGCTGCGGGTTGATCACGGCGCGCTCGAGGTACACATTCGCATCGCCGAACGCGGCCTCGGCCTCACGCGACGCTTCAGCGGCCAGGTTCTTCAGGTCCTCCCGCTTTTCGACGAAGCGCATGCCCCTTCCGCCGCCGCCCGACACAGCTTTGACGAAGACGGGGAACTCGAAATCGTCCGCCCAGCTGACCAGTTCGTCGATATCGGTGGTGGCCTCGGAGTCCTTGAGCACCGGCAGGCCCGCCTGTTCGGCGGCGCGGACTGCCGCGGCCTTGTCGCCGGTCAGATCCAGCGTCTCTGCGGTCGGGCCGATGAAGGTGATGCCGCGCTCTTTGCACGCACGCGCCAGGTCGGCGCGCTCGGAGAGG encodes:
- a CDS encoding pyruvate carboxylase; this encodes MTGPDHTAGTESAHLPTFNKILVANRGEIAVRAFRAAFETGANTVAVYPREDRHSFHRPFADEAVQIGDEGQPVRAYLSIDEIIRAAEKTGADAVYPGYGFLSERADLARACKERGITFIGPTAETLDLTGDKAAAVRAAEQAGLPVLKDSEATTDIDELVSWADDFEFPVFVKAVSGGGGRGMRFVEKREDLKNLAAEASREAEAAFGDANVYLERAVINPQHIEVQILGDASGDVIHLFERDCSVQRRHQKVVEIAPAQHITEEQRERICSDAVNFCRHINYQGAGTVEFLVDEKGNHVFIEMNPRVQVEHTVTEEVTGVDIVKSQMHIAAGATLEQLGLRQEDVTVTGAALQCRITTEDPNNGFRPDSGVITGYRSPGGAGVRLDGSISVGGEITPNFDSLLVKMTCRGKDFETAVARARRALNEFSVNGVSTNIGFLRALLSEPDFINKRIATSFIADHPLLLEAPAAPDEAGRILDYLAWVTVNQPNGPRPTNIRPSEKLPPLDYESTPRGARDDLREFGPQKWAENLRNQTALGVTDTSFRDAHQSLLATRVRTNTLVAAAKHVGHLTPELTSVEAWGGATYDVAMRFLHESPWTRLEELRDAMPNMNIQMLLRGRNTVGYTPYPDSVTTAFVKEAASTGVDIFRIFDALNDVSQMRPAIDAVLDTQTTVAEVAMAYSGNLMDPDEDLYTLDYYLRLADEIVATGAHVLAIKDMAGLMRPAAAAKLVSALRERFDLPVHVHTHDTAGGQLATYLAAANAGADVVDVASAPLAGTTSQPSMSALVAAFANTERDTGLSLEAVSNLEPYWEGVRQLYAPFESGIPGPTGRVYRHEIPGGQLSNLRTQAVALGLGDRFELIEDYYAAVNEMLGRPTKVTPSSKVVGDLALHLVGAGVDPEEFAQDPQKFDIPDSVIGFLRGELGTPPGGWPELRDRALGGRKETPALTEVPEDLAQDLQSDNHRVRRAGLDKLLFPKQYNEFLEHRRTYGFTDQLADKTFFYGLQEGEETMIWFGDLEKQQTPLVVRLDAVGEPDEKGMRRVIINVNGQIRPVMVRDENAESSVADVEKADPGNPNHVAAPFAGVVNITVKEGDTVSAGDQVASIEAMKMEASISAPKDGVIEHIAFTQATKVEGGDLVAVIR